Part of the Thiohalophilus sp. genome is shown below.
CGTTACGTGAGAATAGTGGCTGAATCTGTCGAACTCGCTCCACGGGATGCATTATACTTGGCCGGCCGCGATATTGCGGCCGCTCGACGCCGACAACCACAGCCGACAATGAGACAGGGCCGGACCGATCATGATGGATGACAAGCACAAACACCCCGGGATGCTGCCGGTCAACGATACCATGCTGACCCGCGAATCCTGGAAAATTTTCCAGATCATGGCGGAATTTGTCGAAGGTTTCGAACGGCTGGCGCAAATCCGCCCCTCGGTCAGTATCTTCGGCTCGGCCCGGACCAATCCCGATCACCCTTATTACCAGAAAACCATCGAGGTCGCCCGGACCCTGTCCAACGCCGGCTTCTCGGTGGTCAGCGGGGGTGGTCCCGGCATCATGGAGGCGGCCAACAAGGGCGCCTACGAGGGCAAGTCGCCCAGTATCGGGCTCAACATCCAGCTGCCCCACGAGCAGTCCGGCAATCCGTATCAGGATATCTCGCTGACCTTCCGGCACTTCTTCTCACGCAAGGTGATGTTCGTCAAATACGCCGCGGCCTATGTGGTGCTGCCCGGCGGCTTCGGCACTCTCGATGAGCTGGCCGAAATTCTGACCCTGGTGCAGACCAAAAAATCGCGACGGATTCCGATTATTCTGGTCCATGCGCCCTTCTGGACCGGTCTGCTCGACTGGTTTCGCACCACGCTGGTGGACGAGGGCACGATCAACGCCGAGGATCTCGATCTGATCCAGATTCTGGACGAGCCCGAGGCGATCCTGGATGCTATCTTTAAACATTATGAGTACAGTGGCTTCGAGCCCTCGGCCGAAGAGGCCGAAATCATGCTGGACCTGTAGGCGGTTAACCCGATGATGCAACGCATTTCGTTATTCTTTATATTGGCCCTGCTGGGCGTCACCCTGCCGGCTGCCGACGATGCGCCGCCGCCGCTACCGGAAGAGCTGGAAGGTTACGAAGATATTCCCCAGCCGGAAGTCACCATCATTCGTCGCGAGGATCGCGTCATCGAAGAGGTGCGCATCAACGGCCAGCTGCGCTATGTCAAAGTGACGCCCAAAAAGGGCAAACCCTACTATTTTATCGACACCGATGGCGATGGCGAGCTGGAGACCCGGAAACACGAGCTGGATAATCCGACCATTAACCAATGGATCCTCAAACGCTGGTAACAGGGCGACCATTTACATACACGAATCTGGCTGAATCCCGATATGTCGGTTTATACAAAGGTCGAGCACCACAAGCTTGAAGCATTCCTGCGCCATTACTCACTGGGACAACTGGTGGAGTATCGCGGGATCAGTGCCGGTATCGAAAACACCAATTATTTCGTCACCACCACCGGCGGGCGCTATGTGCTGACCCTGTTCGAGGCGCTGGCGATGGACGAACTGCCCTATTTTCTGGATCTGATGGCGCATCTGGCCGAACACGACGTGCCTTGCGCCCACCCCGAGGCGGACGATGAAGGCCACTATCTGCGCACGCTCAACGGCAAGCCGGCTGCACTGGTCATCCGTCTGGAAGGCAAGAGCGTGGACGACCCCAACCAGGTCCAGTGCGCCGCACTGGGCAAGGCGCTCGGCCATTTGCATGTGGTCGGCCAGTCATTTACCGGCTACCGGGAAAACCAGCGTGGGCCCCACTGGTGGGTGGAAACCGCCGAACAGGTACTGCCCCGACTCACCGGCGAGGATGCCGAACTGCTGGACAACGAGATCGCCTACCAAAAGCAGCACCGCCGCGACAGCCTGCCGCGCGGCGTGATCCACGCCGATCTGTTCCGCGACAACGCCCTGTTTACGGGCAACAAACTGACCGGCATCATCGATTTCTATTACGCGTGTAACGACGTGCTGCTCTACGACGTGGCCGTCACGGTCAACGACTGGTGCTGCGACGAAAACGGCCATTTCGACCCGCCGCGCCTGGAGGCCTTCCTCGAGGCTTATCGTCAGGAGCGGGAATTTACCGACGCCGAGCAGGAAGCCTGGCCGGTGATGCTGCGCGCCGCCGCCCTGCGCTTCTGGCTCTCACGGCTGTACGATATGCACTTCCCACGCGCCGGGGAGATCACCCATACCAAGGATCCCCTGGTATTTCGACGAATCCTGGCACGGCGTATTGCTGCCCGGGACTCGCTTACGCTCGTTCCCCCCGGGAGTGACGAGGGACGAGGGACAAGGGACGAGGCGTTTTAAGCCCGGTGCCCGCCTTTGCCTCGGCACTCGTAACTCGTCCCTCGGCCCTGTTCTTTGCTTGTGGATAACTTTGTGGACGAAACGGCAGGATTTTTCCGATTCGGTGCATTTTTCAGCGCCATTTCTCCCCGGGAATATTAGCAATTTCTTTTTTTTCAATAATAACAGCAAGTTATATTGTTTTTATGCGTTCTTTTTCAGCCGGGCGAATTTTTTCACAAATGTGTCATGCACTTAGCCAACTGTGTATAAGTTATCTCAGGGTAAACCCTGAGGGGGTTTGCCAATGTCTTGCGCAATACCCCTACTGCATGCAGGATCACAGGCCCGAACAGGCCCGATAGCGCGTTGCTCATGGAAAAAGTCAGCCATTTTCTTGAAGGACTCAGCGAATGGAGCGGACGCGCCGTCGCCTGGTTGACGCTGCTGATGGTACTCATCACCTTTGCCGTGGTGGTCCTGCGCTACGGCTTCGACACCGGCTGGATCGGCCTGCAGGAAGTCATCACTTACCTGCATGCCGCCGTCTTTATGCTGGGGGCCGCCTATACCCTGCGCCATGAAGGGCACGTGCGGGTGGACATTTTCTACCACCGCCTCGGGCCGCGCGGCAAGGCGCTCGTGGATCTGCTGGGTACCCTGCTGCTGCTGTGGCCCATGTGCCTGTTCATCGCCTTTATCAGCTGGGACTACGTGGCGGTCAGCTGGGAACGGCTGGAGACCTCCAACGAGCCGGGCGGCCTGCCCTTCGTCTATCTGCTCAAGAGCCTGCTGTTACTGATGCCGCTGCTGCTGATGCTGCAGGGGCTGGCCGGGGTCCTGCAAAACTGGCAGGTGCTGCGCGGTCGGCGGCGTGGCCAGAGCGACGAGCACCAGCAGGAGGTGCTTTGAGCATGGCCGAGCTGATGCCGTTGCTGATGTTTCTGGTCGTCGGGCTGGTCCTGCTCAGCGGTTACCCGGTGGCCTTCTGCCTGGGGGGCACGGCGCTCGCCTTTGCCCTGCTTGGCCATCTGACCGGCACCTTCGACGAAGCCTTTTTGAGTGCGGCGCCCAACCGGTTGTACGGCATCATGACCAACGGCACGCTGATCGCCGTGCCGTTGTTTGTCTTCATGGGGGTGATGCTGGAGCGCTCGAAGGTGGCCGATCAGCTGCTGGATACCATGGCCATGCTGTTCGGCCCGCTGCGGGGCGGCCTCGGGATCTCGGTCATCCTGGTCGGCATGCTGCTGGCCGCCAGCACCGGCATCGTCGGCGCCACCGTGGTCACCATGGGCCTGCTCTCCCTGCCCACCATGCTGCGCCGCAATTATGACCCGGGGCTGGCCGGCGGCGCCATCTGCGCCTCGGGGACCCTCGGGCAGATTATTCCGCCGTCGATCATTCTGGTGCTGCTGGGGGACGTCCTCTCCTCCGCCTATCAGCAGGCCCAGCTCGATATGGGGCTGTTTGCCCCGGAGACGGTCTCGGTTGGCGATCTGTTCGCCGGGGCGCTGATTCCCGGCCTGATGCTGGTCGGCCTGTATGTCCTCTATATGCTGGGCGTGGCCTGGCTGCAGCCGGAAAAGGTCCCGGCCATGCCGCACGATGAACGCCAGCACAGCAAGCGGGAGCTCGCCGGCCGGGTTATCAAGGTGCTGATTCCGCCACTGCTGCTGATCGTGGCCGTGCTCGGTTCCATCATGGCCGGTGCCGCCACCCCCACCGAAGCGGCCTCGGTCGGCGCGGTCGGCGCCACGCTGCTGGCATTATTACAGCGCCAGTTTGATCCGGGCAAACTGCGCGAGGTGATGCGTACCACCGTCCAGGTCACCAGCATGGTATTTCTGATCTTCATCGGCGCATCGCTGTTCTCGCTGGTGTTCCGCGGCTTCGGCGGGGACGAGGCGGTGCGCGATATTCTTACCAGCCTGCCCGGCGGGGTGGTTGGCGCCATGCTGATCGTCATGCTGGTGATGTTCCTGCTCGGCTTCATTCTCGATTTTATCGAGATCACCTTCGTGGTGGTGCCGATCGTCGCCCCCATACTGTTGATGATGGGCCTGGATCCGGTCTGGCTGGGGGTCATGATTGCTATCAACCTGCAGACCTCGTTTTTGACCCCGCCGTTCGGCTTCGCCCTGTTCTACCTGCGCGGCGTCGCCTCCCAGGGCATGAGTACCGGCCAGCTGTATCGCGGCGTCATGCCCTTCATCGCCATCCAGTTATTCGCCCTCGCCCTGCTCGCCCTCTGGCCGGGCCTGGCCACCTGGCTGCCGGGTGTCATTTACGGCTCCTAGTCCTTTTCAAAGTCTCTGGGAATTAACGCGGAGGACGCAGAGGCGCAAAGAACGCAGAGAAGACAATAATGATGCTGGAATACTTTTCAGTTCCTCTGCGACTCCGCGGCTCTGCGCCCTCTGCGTTATAAATTCGTGGTCTGAACAGTCGCGTAGGTCACATTGACGATAGCCTATGTGACACCCCAGGGCATGAACCACTTTTCAGGCTCTCTGGAAAGTAATGCAGAGGACGCGGAGGCGTTTATGCCCGTTGTTTGGGTGCAAAGGCGCGGAGAAAACAATCATTATGCCCCGATGTGTCTGGAATACTTTTAAATCCTCTGCGACTCCGCGGCTCTGCGTCCTCCGCGTAATAAATCCGTTATGAGAACAGGGGTGCCGCCCCTTGTCTGACCCCGACACTGCGTGTACAACAGGGCCATGGTGGAGAAAATCAGAAAGTCGGACGAGGAATGGCGGGAATTGCTGAGCGAGGAGCAGTTCCAGGTCACCCGCCGCCACGGTACCGAGCGGCCGTTCAGCGGGGAGTATTGTGACAGCAAGGCGCCGGGGACCTATGTCTGCGTCTGCTGCGGCCAGCCGCTGTTTCACTCCAAAGAGAAATTCGATTCGGGCAGCGGCTGGCCCAGTTACTGGCAGCCGATCAGCGAGGAGGTCATTGAGACCACCGAAGACGCCAGCCACGGCATGGTGCGCAGTGAAGTGCACTGTAGCCGCTGCGACGCCCACCTCGGCCACGTCTTCCCCGACGGCCCGCCCCCCACCGGCCTGCGCTACTGCATCAACTCCGTGGCCCTTCGGGCCGTACCGAGTGACGAGTAACGAGGAAGTGCTTGTTATTCCGGCGCCTGTACCCGACAGGGTGAAAGCCGGAACCCAGCAATGCGCCAGGTAACACGCATACGTCCTGGCCTGCCACTTTTCAGACTCTCTGGAAATAACGCGGAGGACGCAGAGACGCAAAGGCGCGGAGAAGACAATAATAATACTGGAATACCTTTCAATTCCTCTGCGACTCCGCGGCTCTGCGTCCTCCGCGTTTTAATCCATGACTCCAACTGGGCCCCAGCATGCGCCGGGGTGACAAAACCCCGGGCTTTATAAATTTATCTTCTTTGCGTCCTTTGCGTCTTTGCGTTCTCTGCGTTAAAGCTTTTCCTACATCTCTCTCGCCGCCATGTAGGTCTGTTCGGAAATGCGGTGCCATTCCATCGCCTGGTTGCGGAATTTTTTGAACGACTCGTAGACTTTCTTGCTCATCTTGTCTTTTTCGGCCACTTCGGCGACGACTTCGTCGGACAGGTTGCGCAGTTTTTTGAGCACATCGTCCGGGTAGCGGCGCAGATCGACATTGTGTTTTTCCACCAGGGTCTTGAGGGCCTGATTGTTGCGCGCGGTGTATTCGGACAGCATGTCCAGATTGACCACCTTGCAGGCATTGAGCACGATGCTTTGCAGATCCTTCGGCAGTTCCTCGAAGGCTTCTTTGTTGATCATCGCCTCCAGCGTCGTGCCCGGTTCGTGCCAGCCCGGGTAGTAATAGTATTTGGCGATCTTGTAAAGGCCGAAGGCCAGGTCGTTGTAGGGACCGACCCACTCGGTGGCATCGATGTTACCGGACTGCAACGAGGTGTACAGCTCGCCGCCGGGCAGGTTCACCGGAGTCCCGCCAGCGCGCTTTAACACCTCGCCGCCAAGACCGGGGATACGCATTTTCAGGCCTTCGAGATCGGCCAGCGAGTTGATCTCCTTGTTGAACCAGCCGCCCATCTGCACACCGGTATTCCCGGCCGCCGCCGGGACCAGGTTAAACGGCGCATAAACCTCTTCCCACAGTTCCATGCCGCCACCGTGATAGAGCCAGCCGTTCATCTCCTGACCGGTCAGGCCGAAGGGCACGGCGGAGAAAAACTGCGCCGCCTCGCTCTTGCCTTTCCAGTAATAGGCGGCACCGTGGCCCATCTGCGCTGTACCACGTGATACGGCATCAAACACTTCCAGAGCCGGCACCAGCTCGCCCGCACCGTAGACCTTGACCTCGATGCGGCCATTGCTCATCTGGTTGATCAGGGCGGCCAGATTGTTGGCGCCGGTACCCAGACCGGGAAAGTTTTTCGGCCAGGTGGTCACCATTTTCCATTTGAATTGGGTTTTGCCTTTGGCAGAGGCCGTTTCGACGCCTGTCAGCAGGCTGCCGGCCGCCAGGGAACCGGCCCCGGCGGATTTGAGAAAGTCGCGTCGTTTCATTACTCCGTCCCCGTCTGGTTTTTGTTCGAGACTGTTTTCTGTTGAGAAATCATAACTTCATTCGCTTTGTTCCAGTAAATTGTGAACAAAGCGAGCTAACCGGATCCGCCACAATCATGACTGGTATCCCGGATTTTATTCTGTCATTATTGAACGGACTGCTCAGACCCCCGTTCAGGTAAACTTCTAACAATAATGCGGGTGCCATGGAAGAACAAGCTCTGAGGCGCATTCATCAACGGCTCCTTGTCGTAATCACCGCCAGTTTTGCGCTCACGCCAATCATAGGCTATTCGACAGCCTGGTTTTTCACCATGATCCAGGCGGATCAGCTTGTCTCCGCGCAGGCCGTCCTGCTGCTGACCGTGACCGCACTGGTGCTGCCGGTCACACTCTGTTTTTATTTCCGCCGCTACTTTCGACCGCTGCGGGAGTGGCAACTTCGCCAGCACGATCACGCCATACTGCCCGAGTCGCTGGATCAGCAACTGAAGAACTTCAGCGATAATTACTGGCTGTTCTTCCTGCTTTACGCCCTGCTCGCGCCGACCCTGCAGCACTGGCTGGGACTCTATCCCGCGGAACAATCCGCATTTGCCAGCCTCAGCCAGTTTATCCTCCTGCAGCTGGTTATAGCCATCCTGGTGGGGATGCCGGGCTATCTTTACGCATTGGCGCTCATCGGGCGACTGGTGGAACACAGCGGTTTCCAGCAGGTCCATGTCCGCATGCAGACCAGGATGCTGCTGATGGGGGGATACATCCCCTTGCTTACCGGCACCATTTTGCTGAAATATTACTGGTGGCGGACCC
Proteins encoded:
- a CDS encoding TIGR00730 family Rossman fold protein, translated to MMDDKHKHPGMLPVNDTMLTRESWKIFQIMAEFVEGFERLAQIRPSVSIFGSARTNPDHPYYQKTIEVARTLSNAGFSVVSGGGPGIMEAANKGAYEGKSPSIGLNIQLPHEQSGNPYQDISLTFRHFFSRKVMFVKYAAAYVVLPGGFGTLDELAEILTLVQTKKSRRIPIILVHAPFWTGLLDWFRTTLVDEGTINAEDLDLIQILDEPEAILDAIFKHYEYSGFEPSAEEAEIMLDL
- a CDS encoding DUF2782 domain-containing protein; the encoded protein is MMQRISLFFILALLGVTLPAADDAPPPLPEELEGYEDIPQPEVTIIRREDRVIEEVRINGQLRYVKVTPKKGKPYYFIDTDGDGELETRKHELDNPTINQWILKRW
- a CDS encoding homoserine kinase, which codes for MSVYTKVEHHKLEAFLRHYSLGQLVEYRGISAGIENTNYFVTTTGGRYVLTLFEALAMDELPYFLDLMAHLAEHDVPCAHPEADDEGHYLRTLNGKPAALVIRLEGKSVDDPNQVQCAALGKALGHLHVVGQSFTGYRENQRGPHWWVETAEQVLPRLTGEDAELLDNEIAYQKQHRRDSLPRGVIHADLFRDNALFTGNKLTGIIDFYYACNDVLLYDVAVTVNDWCCDENGHFDPPRLEAFLEAYRQEREFTDAEQEAWPVMLRAAALRFWLSRLYDMHFPRAGEITHTKDPLVFRRILARRIAARDSLTLVPPGSDEGRGTRDEAF
- a CDS encoding TRAP transporter small permease subunit: MEKVSHFLEGLSEWSGRAVAWLTLLMVLITFAVVVLRYGFDTGWIGLQEVITYLHAAVFMLGAAYTLRHEGHVRVDIFYHRLGPRGKALVDLLGTLLLLWPMCLFIAFISWDYVAVSWERLETSNEPGGLPFVYLLKSLLLLMPLLLMLQGLAGVLQNWQVLRGRRRGQSDEHQQEVL
- a CDS encoding TRAP transporter large permease subunit translates to MAELMPLLMFLVVGLVLLSGYPVAFCLGGTALAFALLGHLTGTFDEAFLSAAPNRLYGIMTNGTLIAVPLFVFMGVMLERSKVADQLLDTMAMLFGPLRGGLGISVILVGMLLAASTGIVGATVVTMGLLSLPTMLRRNYDPGLAGGAICASGTLGQIIPPSIILVLLGDVLSSAYQQAQLDMGLFAPETVSVGDLFAGALIPGLMLVGLYVLYMLGVAWLQPEKVPAMPHDERQHSKRELAGRVIKVLIPPLLLIVAVLGSIMAGAATPTEAASVGAVGATLLALLQRQFDPGKLREVMRTTVQVTSMVFLIFIGASLFSLVFRGFGGDEAVRDILTSLPGGVVGAMLIVMLVMFLLGFILDFIEITFVVVPIVAPILLMMGLDPVWLGVMIAINLQTSFLTPPFGFALFYLRGVASQGMSTGQLYRGVMPFIAIQLFALALLALWPGLATWLPGVIYGS
- the msrB gene encoding peptide-methionine (R)-S-oxide reductase MsrB; this translates as MEKIRKSDEEWRELLSEEQFQVTRRHGTERPFSGEYCDSKAPGTYVCVCCGQPLFHSKEKFDSGSGWPSYWQPISEEVIETTEDASHGMVRSEVHCSRCDAHLGHVFPDGPPPTGLRYCINSVALRAVPSDE
- a CDS encoding TRAP transporter substrate-binding protein — encoded protein: MKRRDFLKSAGAGSLAAGSLLTGVETASAKGKTQFKWKMVTTWPKNFPGLGTGANNLAALINQMSNGRIEVKVYGAGELVPALEVFDAVSRGTAQMGHGAAYYWKGKSEAAQFFSAVPFGLTGQEMNGWLYHGGGMELWEEVYAPFNLVPAAAGNTGVQMGGWFNKEINSLADLEGLKMRIPGLGGEVLKRAGGTPVNLPGGELYTSLQSGNIDATEWVGPYNDLAFGLYKIAKYYYYPGWHEPGTTLEAMINKEAFEELPKDLQSIVLNACKVVNLDMLSEYTARNNQALKTLVEKHNVDLRRYPDDVLKKLRNLSDEVVAEVAEKDKMSKKVYESFKKFRNQAMEWHRISEQTYMAAREM